GGAGAGTATTGGGTTGGGGTCTTGGGAGGAGAGTTGGGGATGGGGTGGTGAGGAGTTGAAGGGGGAAGAGATTGGGAAGCAAATTAGGGAGCTCATGGGGAacgaggaaatgaagaagaaagcaaCCCAGGTTCGAGAAGAAGCTAGGAAAGCTACTGGGAAAGGTGGGAGCTCTGAAAGGGCACTAATGGAAGTCACAAAGACAAGTAGGAAAATGGCCTTATGAAAAATACGCTTCCACAAGATCAATGGGCGATAGTGGGCATGTCAAGACTCAAGATTCAAACCTACAACCAGCTGATTCAAgtggtgatgggttgagggcatttttaCCACTGCTATCAACCCAattggtatttttttctttaatatctAATGTTTTTTTCTCTATCAAATTTAATGTTTTTAATGAACGGAATCATGTGATATTTTTGGAGATTGGaacttcttataattttttccaatttctttACTCATGCATATCCATAGATTTTGGCGGAATTAGGAAGCACTTTTAGAATACGATCCAAACATCAGTTATGATTTACTAAGGCAATCATTGTAAATTGTTATAAGGGAAATTTACCATGCCACCtgctggagaatgccacaatgataagactatcccctctgtttcaccaaattattctcagaccctCTATCGTCAGTCATTGTTAAGTAATGCAATGAAATGACGTTTTTACTCTTATGAATAAAACACTTATAAGTTACCCATTTTCATTATTTCAAAAATATCCCTCTTTATTATTCTACCATTTCATTATCcttatttttctccttctctccgtACCGCGAAGGGTGAGTTGCAGCCGCTAGTTCCGTCGTCAGTGGCTATGGACCACTTATCAATGGAGAAAGCTTAGGAAGACTGAGGATAGGGTTCGAGAGCTCCAACCCAAGTGAGACTTCGTAAGCTAATTGAAGCCGAAGAATCTGCAAACTCAGCTGCTCCATTGGTTGATAGAGCAACTCCCGATAACCTTACCCTCTCAAGGCTCAAGCTGAATCCAATCTGCTTATTCTGTATTCACAGGTTCACAATCCATATATAACCTCTTACCCTACTTACTTGATTCTCGAGATTCAAACATCAGAAGCAACAACAATAGCGAAGAACTGAAAATGAGTTCGAAGATCAGAGCTTGGATTGTGGCTGCAAGCGTTGGGGCTGTCGAAGCATTCAAGGATCAAGGGTTTTGTAGATGGAATTACGCCTTGAGATCCCTCCATCAACACGCCAAGAACAATTTCAGATCTCTTTCTCAAGCTAAAAGacttccctcttcctcttcatcaATGGCGATGACTAAGAAATTGATTCTCAGCGATGAAAAGATGGATCAATCCGAAGAATCTCTCAGAAAAGTTATGTACTTGAGCTGCTGGGGTCCCAATTGAGAGCTCCAAATCTTTATATTGCTCAAGACGCGTATTACTCCCAAAAGACCATACTTCATTAGTTCCCatatcatttgttttttttttattccatttttgcTGTGCTCGACTTCTAGAATCAATTCCAAGTCTAGTAATCGCATCATCAAACATAATCTCCTAATTAGATAAAGGGTTTCATTAATGGAACAGAAAAATTACATGCCCCTTATACTTCTTGTCACGGGATCTTTCATCTAACCAGAAACTAGCATTTACAGAaacttttagagagagagagagagagagagagagagagagagagagagagaattctagACTTCTGGTATTTCTGAATATGAAGGAGAGGCTAGAGCTAATAATAGCTGTTGCCACCTGCTGAGAAGAAACGCAATGGTCGCCACAAGGTCCTACTGGTCGCTGCTTGTCATCGATACCGCCACCGTTGCTCTGAATGATCGTTGGTGGTCTAAATCCCATGATTTGGAAGAACGATAAATTAGGTCTTGGAATGGATTAGTAACTTaatacaagggtattttaggtatttcatatttaataagggtattttggtatttaaaataaaatataattgctaacatcaacatataaggtatatttcttaacagtgactaacggtagggggtctaagaattatttggtgaaacagagagaGTGATCTTttcattgtggcattctccagggggtggcgtggTAAATTTTCCTTGTTATAATCAGGCAATCAGTCCAAAGTAAAGAGCCAGGAAAAGTAGCCTTTGCCCAAAAATAGTAATAGAGCAAGAGATAGTTGGGTACAAGAGTGCATAAGTTTATCGCACCAcccaatgaaataaaaaatccatgtTGATAGACTTTGCATGCACTCTTATTAGCCTCACACTAGTCAAAGGCCATGCTGTTAGGTAGCGATCTCTTGCCTCACTAATAATAAGGGGAAGGATTTTTTGAACATAAGGAATTTCCTTCGTCATCTCactataaattattttttttaagataaaatataataaaaatatgtgaaaaaaaGCTGCCTGGTTGTGTGGTCCTTGCGCCTAGACATAGGGATGCATGAATTATCACCCTCCCCCTATGAAAACAAATGTCGATGTCTCTACACGCATTTTCATTGGCCTTGTACTTGTGCAAACTCATGTGATCAGGCGATGATGTCTACACCAGCTTAGATTATTTGCTACCCCAACCACATAACAAATTTTAGCTCC
This Macadamia integrifolia cultivar HAES 741 chromosome 10, SCU_Mint_v3, whole genome shotgun sequence DNA region includes the following protein-coding sequences:
- the LOC122091303 gene encoding uncharacterized protein LOC122091303 — encoded protein: MSSKIRAWIVAASVGAVEAFKDQGFCRWNYALRSLHQHAKNNFRSLSQAKRLPSSSSSMAMTKKLILSDEKMDQSEESLRKVMYLSCWGPN